The following proteins come from a genomic window of Streptomyces sp. NBC_01716:
- a CDS encoding ABC transporter substrate-binding protein: MRTKKTLLAGAVSALVVTLTATGCGLGSGTPEKAAPVKRVPELKAGQKVSIVLESYNFGQAGAWTDTFNELIAKFEQAHPNIEVTGQKPQGNSANPASDTVTSLQSQLATGHPPDVAQLGFSDLDFTVNQLKAAPLDDLFGKDAVRKNFDGATYPYAKNARTLGDWKGKTYGVPFVFSTPVLYYNAALFTAAGLDPAKPPATWAEVERAALAIKKKTGKDGAYVDCLTKSAKDWCFQSLVRSNGGRVISEDRTSLRFAEPAAVETVRTMRGMVRSGAMPNRTQMQAVEGFTRGDLGMILESSAVQGTFEKGAKDKWELRSAAMPAFAGKPVVPTNSGASLFVLAKDPARQRAAWELIKFLTSEEAYTTISTKIGYLPLRTELVNDPAALKPWADKNPLIKPNLEQFARMEPWVSFPGASYVQVRDGMMEAVENSVFQGADAATTLRAKQEEAAKLIPGGGR; encoded by the coding sequence ATGAGAACGAAGAAAACGTTGCTTGCGGGCGCCGTATCGGCGCTTGTGGTCACACTGACCGCCACGGGCTGCGGCCTGGGCAGCGGCACACCCGAAAAGGCGGCGCCCGTGAAGCGGGTTCCCGAGCTCAAGGCGGGCCAGAAGGTCTCCATCGTGCTGGAGAGCTACAACTTCGGCCAGGCGGGAGCGTGGACGGACACGTTCAACGAGCTGATCGCCAAGTTCGAGCAGGCGCACCCGAACATCGAGGTGACGGGGCAGAAGCCGCAGGGAAACAGCGCGAACCCGGCTTCGGACACGGTGACGAGCCTCCAGAGCCAGCTCGCGACCGGTCATCCGCCCGACGTCGCGCAACTCGGCTTCAGTGATCTCGACTTCACCGTGAACCAGCTCAAAGCCGCACCCCTGGACGACCTGTTCGGCAAGGACGCGGTGCGGAAGAACTTCGACGGAGCCACATACCCGTACGCCAAGAACGCGCGGACACTCGGTGATTGGAAGGGCAAGACGTACGGCGTGCCGTTCGTGTTCTCCACACCGGTCCTCTACTACAACGCCGCGCTGTTCACCGCCGCGGGACTGGACCCGGCCAAGCCGCCGGCGACGTGGGCCGAGGTCGAGCGGGCCGCGCTGGCGATCAAGAAGAAGACCGGCAAGGACGGCGCTTATGTGGATTGCCTGACCAAGTCCGCGAAGGACTGGTGCTTCCAGTCCCTGGTGCGCTCGAACGGCGGTCGTGTCATCTCCGAGGACCGCACGTCGCTGCGGTTCGCCGAACCCGCCGCGGTCGAGACTGTCCGGACCATGCGGGGCATGGTGCGCTCGGGTGCGATGCCCAACCGCACCCAGATGCAGGCCGTCGAGGGCTTCACGCGGGGCGACCTCGGCATGATCCTCGAGTCCAGCGCCGTGCAGGGAACCTTCGAGAAGGGCGCCAAGGACAAGTGGGAGCTGCGGTCCGCCGCGATGCCCGCGTTCGCGGGCAAGCCCGTGGTGCCGACCAACTCCGGCGCGTCGCTGTTCGTTCTCGCCAAGGACCCGGCAAGGCAGCGGGCCGCGTGGGAACTGATCAAGTTCCTGACGAGCGAAGAGGCCTACACCACGATATCGACCAAGATCGGCTACCTGCCACTGCGCACCGAGCTGGTGAACGATCCGGCCGCACTGAAGCCGTGGGCGGACAAGAACCCGCTGATCAAGCCGAACCTGGAGCAGTTCGCCCGGATGGAGCCCTGGGTGTCGTTCCCCGGCGCGAGCTACGTACAGGTCCGCGACGGCATGATGGAGGCCGTCGAGAACTCGGTGTTCCAGGGTGCGGACGCGGCGACCACGCTGCGGGCCAAGCAGGAAGAGGCCGCGAAGCTGATCCCGGGCGGCGGACGGTGA
- a CDS encoding metallophosphoesterase: protein MNDDNRPDLTLIQLSDTHIMPEGQLLHGTVDTMANLVAAVEAVEASGLPVAAFVLSGDLTDSGKAAAYRRLRSVVEPAAARLGAEVVYAPGNHDERAAFRSELLDERPSTAEYDVVRMIGGLRVVVLDSTEPGRHDGHVSRSQLDWLADVLAEPAPLGSLLVTHHPPLPSPVPTVHLLRMREADRLAAVLAGTDVRMVVTGHAHHTGCGALSRIPVWIGPATAYGVTVVPPKGRLRADADTAFSRIDVFGEHVVATAVPMSRAASVYDVDEADRLRYIREVVGTW from the coding sequence GTGAATGACGACAACCGGCCCGACCTGACTCTGATCCAACTGTCCGACACCCACATCATGCCGGAGGGACAGCTGCTGCACGGCACCGTCGACACGATGGCCAACCTGGTGGCCGCGGTCGAGGCGGTGGAGGCATCCGGTCTCCCCGTAGCGGCGTTCGTGCTCAGCGGCGATCTGACCGACAGCGGCAAGGCGGCCGCGTACCGACGGCTGCGTTCGGTCGTCGAGCCCGCCGCGGCACGGCTCGGCGCCGAGGTGGTCTACGCGCCGGGCAATCACGACGAGCGGGCCGCGTTCCGGAGCGAACTGCTGGACGAGCGGCCGTCGACCGCGGAATACGACGTGGTGCGGATGATCGGCGGACTGCGGGTCGTCGTGCTCGACAGCACCGAACCCGGCCGTCACGACGGGCATGTGTCACGGTCCCAGTTGGACTGGCTGGCCGACGTGCTCGCCGAGCCGGCACCGCTCGGCAGTCTGCTGGTGACCCACCACCCACCGCTGCCCTCCCCCGTCCCGACGGTGCACCTGCTGCGGATGCGCGAGGCCGACCGGCTGGCCGCCGTACTGGCGGGCACCGACGTACGGATGGTGGTCACCGGGCACGCGCACCACACCGGATGCGGTGCGCTGTCCCGGATCCCGGTGTGGATCGGGCCCGCGACGGCCTACGGCGTGACGGTGGTCCCGCCGAAGGGCAGGCTCCGTGCCGACGCCGACACCGCGTTCAGCCGCATCGACGTCTTCGGTGAGCACGTGGTCGCGACCGCGGTGCCGATGTCGCGGGCCGCCTCGGTGTACGACGTCGACGAGGCGGACCGGCTCCGGTACATCCGGGAGGTCGTCGGAACATGGTGA